The sequence AACGGACGAGGAATGGTGGCTGTGTAGGCTCTACAAGACAGCTATTACTATGATGGCTTTGTATATATAGGACGACGTTCTGTAATTACCTCATTTTTTGAATCGCATCTTCAAATGATTCTGTGTAGAAATATACTGGCTGGTATTCGGTGATGGGGCATGACTGCTCGCCAGTCTTGACTGGATCAAATGGGTGACGTTCGGGTTCACCCTCGATTGCGTGCTACACCATGCAGATAAtcgtatacatacatactgatacaaacacacacacacacacacacacacacacacacacacacacacacacacacacacacacacacacacacacacaccacaatgccGCACTATATACTCGATCCACAAAACAGCTAAGTTTTATCTAACGTACAAAGCGCATAAACAACCAACCTACACAAGCaggcatgcatgtatgcactCAGCTTTCTGTTGTAAAGCATAATTGAATCAAGCTAATTCTATTGATGTGTCATAGAAGCAAGAAAGTAAAACATAAAATTCTAAGTACAGCCCAGACATTAAATTACAGTTTAATACAGCTAGAGAATGAGTGACAAAGTTTAATATTAGGACGTTAATATtaactgtttgtctatcaacggtattgcaataaatagtaaacaacagtcaaacaaataaTGTCTACTAACATACAGTTGACTAcgcaaaaacagacaaaaaactaAACTagatgacaacaaacagagaaacagtttgacaaacgaacagaaacaaatgaacacacaaaaagaaaactaatggacagacaaacagagagagaaacagaaatgaaGACTACATTACTGAAAGAGTAAGTGCAAACATGTTCGTGACACATGAGCTAGACAGACTACTTGATATATGTCCAACTACTTTGTTGACACTCTTTTTGACTCACTCTATTCTATCACTAGATCGAACGTAAACCCATTAACCATAAACATAGAATAGAATGAGCATGAACAACAGCACGACTTACCTTCAGTTCTCCAAATGAAGAGAGCAATCCAGCACCATAAGCCCTCATTTTTCCATTTTGCCAACACAATCCAAACTCCACAGTAAAAAAGTAACACTGCAACACagtaaacatatatatatatatatatatatatatatatatatatatatatatatatatatatatatatatatatatgtccatttattacacacacgcccgcccgcccgcacgcacgcacgcacgcacgcacgcacgcacgcacgcacgcacgcacgcaggaacgcgcgcgcgcacacacacacacacacacacacacacacacacacacacacacacaataactaTCTCGTGAAAAGCATACAGCAGCTAGTCTCTTAATGTGTTCTTCAGATACTCCCAATGATGCAAGGCCAATCTCCTATACTCAAAAATAAGAAATGTACATGTTAGTCAAAAATCTGTACACAAATTGGCAGTACGGTACACTACCTGTGAAAATTGGGCAAACATGGGATCTGCAAACAACGCTGCATGACCTAGCAATTCATGACACACATCCCTGACACAGTGAACGCATTGCTAAAACAGTGGCAATGCTGAGGACAGCATCAAGCAGTCTCACGGTTCTGGTGTGTACAATGGTTGAGATCCATGACGAATGTACTGAGTTGAGTGGAAGATTCGAAAGGCAAGACCAGCAAGGAAGTTACGTGATGACAAATAGCCAGCAACTGGACGCAGACGGAAACCAGTTCTGCCTATAGAAACGCATTGTTCAGTATGTAATATATATGATTTGCCTTTATGGATGGGAATCATTCCAATGCGCACTTCTCAAAAAGTTGGATACATCCTCTAATTGAGGAACGTTGTTTTCTCTAAAAAAGCACATCTTGATTACAAAGTTGTGGATATTTGTTAGCCaactgtttgattgtctgtctgtttgtctttctgtctgtccgtttgtccgtccgtccgtctgtctgtccgtccgtccgtctgtctgtccgtccgtccgtctgtctgtccgccagCCTGCCTGGCTTAATTCCCAAGCACTGCTTGCAATAACCACTAACTGATTTGCCTGTTTAATGTCTATGTTTAGTTAGTAATACTTGCACATCACCTGTAGCCACAGTTTTCTATTAGCAAAGGAAATAGTTGGTTATATTCTTTGCACGCATGTGTGGGATACAGCTTTGTGAGTTCACGAAAGACTGTCCCCCTACAATCCAGCACAATTATCCCTGTTGTAGAATaacttcaacatcaaagacagatagacagacagacaccacatGTACATGAATAAATTAAGTTTCACAAATGCTTTAGTTTTGAATGTGACATATgagcacatgcatgtactgtagCAGTTTAGTCTACGCAGCACTTGTTTTAGATGACAATTAGTACGCAACCTAACATTGCAAAGTAATACCATCATTTCTATTCTAGCaacacaaatataaacaataagAAAACACAATTCAAACCAGGTCCGTGTCTCTTCTTCATTATACTCAACCCTTGGAATTGGATGACCACTGCAGTAAATAGACAAGA is a genomic window of Corticium candelabrum chromosome 11, ooCorCand1.1, whole genome shotgun sequence containing:
- the LOC134187402 gene encoding tryptophan 5-hydroxylase 2-like isoform X1, translated to METTTSGVDSSTWNEVKEASTTSIVFSLEHTAGSLANALKSFEMFSVNITHIESRPSKTVNEQYDLYVDCLHCEDRNLASLLEELRKRSVTVQVLSPPSSKADDVPWFPRKCSDLDIVANDIIGYGGGLDADHPGFKDTEYRARRQHFADVGLKYRHGHPIPRVEYNEEETRTWGTVFRELTKLYPTHACKEYNQLFPLLIENCGYRENNVPQLEDVSNFLRSRTGFRLRPVAGYLSSRNFLAGLAFRIFHSTQYIRHGSQPLYTPEPDVCHELLGHAALFADPMFAQFSQEIGLASLGVSEEHIKRLAACYFFTVEFGLCWQNGKMRAYGAGLLSSFGELKHAIEGEPERHPFDPVKTGEQSCPITEYQPVYFYTESFEDAIQKMRAYTATIPRPFAVRYNPYTESIELLDNVDKLKSMAADMKADVTRFCQALDKLNN
- the LOC134187402 gene encoding tryptophan 5-hydroxylase 2-like isoform X2, which gives rise to MFSVNITHIESRPSKTVNEQYDLYVDCLHCEDRNLASLLEELRKRSVTVQVLSPPSSKADDVPWFPRKCSDLDIVANDIIGYGGGLDADHPGFKDTEYRARRQHFADVGLKYRHGHPIPRVEYNEEETRTWGTVFRELTKLYPTHACKEYNQLFPLLIENCGYRENNVPQLEDVSNFLRSRTGFRLRPVAGYLSSRNFLAGLAFRIFHSTQYIRHGSQPLYTPEPDVCHELLGHAALFADPMFAQFSQEIGLASLGVSEEHIKRLAACYFFTVEFGLCWQNGKMRAYGAGLLSSFGELKHAIEGEPERHPFDPVKTGEQSCPITEYQPVYFYTESFEDAIQKMRAYTATIPRPFAVRYNPYTESIELLDNVDKLKSMAADMKADVTRFCQALDKLNN